The following coding sequences are from one Fimbriimonadaceae bacterium window:
- a CDS encoding diguanylate cyclase — protein sequence MFAATVAVTVMSGVLLASVGAIARQEVGRSTAASSERANAALASLVKHRQEKHLADARMLAGLPVLSAAVLTKDVASVEEVTKRYRYMVGSGWLVLTDSDGNYLGGMGPEGRDVGHWSPDQSALAARTGRPLQGNLAIDGRLAMASTVPVALDGSNVGALTIATPVDDGFAKEIADSARTDIAFVTKGRVLGSSVPMDLAGPFDAQRPEVNVDGQTYAVSARVLPDEWGGVPLSFISLYDTSKVDGAFHAIQRVLALVFGGSVMAALLMGYTLADRLTRPLEDLVASARELQAGRWPDPTPTKRRDEIGLLQTVFDETVVSLRDSQESLLQMMQVDPLTRLLNHNTFRDRLASEVFAAQAAGRQMSLVLIDLDNFEEFNVDRGREEGDVALVTVADILRQWAGATGCAARFGGNEFAVLCPDVTADETLERVSQVLEEIFVRTGVTASAGVAPHTSSTARPDLLVLAANLAVQQAKLAGKNRCRVYAGDVTSASPDDLKSFLQGGSYAAVRALAEAVDAKDQYTRGHSQRVAEYARDLARAAGYDDGFVELVFTTGTLHDVGKIGVPDHVLHKEGRLTDEEFDLVKMHPELGEKIVSQIATLHETLPGIRHHHERYDGKGYPDGLAGEDVPLIARILAVADTYDAMTSDRPYRRGMPVEAALDEIAMNAGTQFDPDLASLFVLLRRRELAA from the coding sequence ATGTTTGCCGCGACCGTCGCGGTGACCGTCATGTCAGGTGTCCTGCTGGCTTCGGTCGGTGCGATCGCGCGCCAGGAGGTCGGCCGCTCCACGGCGGCCAGTTCAGAACGGGCCAACGCGGCCCTGGCCTCTCTGGTCAAGCACCGGCAGGAGAAGCACCTGGCCGACGCCCGGATGCTTGCTGGCCTACCAGTCCTCTCCGCCGCCGTCTTGACCAAGGACGTCGCCTCGGTCGAAGAGGTGACCAAACGCTACCGTTACATGGTCGGGTCAGGTTGGCTTGTCCTCACCGACAGCGACGGGAACTACCTTGGGGGCATGGGCCCGGAAGGGAGGGACGTCGGCCATTGGTCGCCCGACCAGTCGGCCCTCGCCGCCCGGACGGGAAGACCGCTTCAGGGCAACCTGGCCATTGACGGCCGTCTGGCGATGGCCTCGACTGTCCCGGTGGCCCTGGACGGGTCCAATGTGGGGGCATTGACCATCGCCACCCCCGTTGACGACGGCTTCGCCAAGGAGATCGCCGACTCCGCCCGCACCGACATCGCCTTCGTGACCAAGGGCCGGGTGCTGGGTTCGTCGGTCCCCATGGACCTCGCGGGCCCCTTCGATGCCCAGCGTCCCGAAGTCAATGTGGACGGTCAGACCTACGCGGTCTCTGCCCGCGTCCTCCCCGACGAATGGGGTGGTGTGCCTCTTTCCTTCATCAGCCTCTACGACACGTCCAAGGTCGACGGGGCGTTCCACGCGATCCAGCGTGTCCTGGCCCTCGTCTTTGGCGGTTCGGTCATGGCCGCTTTGTTGATGGGCTACACCTTGGCCGACCGACTGACCAGACCGCTTGAGGACCTCGTCGCCTCGGCCAGGGAACTCCAAGCCGGGCGATGGCCCGACCCCACTCCGACTAAGCGACGCGACGAGATCGGCCTCCTCCAAACTGTGTTCGACGAGACGGTCGTGTCGCTACGGGACAGCCAAGAGTCCCTCCTGCAGATGATGCAGGTCGACCCGTTGACCAGACTGCTCAACCACAACACGTTCCGCGACCGCCTCGCCAGCGAAGTCTTCGCCGCCCAGGCCGCCGGCAGACAGATGAGCCTTGTCCTGATCGACCTCGACAACTTCGAGGAGTTCAACGTGGACCGTGGTCGCGAGGAGGGCGACGTCGCTTTGGTGACCGTCGCCGACATCCTCCGCCAGTGGGCCGGCGCGACCGGGTGCGCGGCACGCTTCGGCGGCAACGAGTTCGCCGTCCTGTGCCCCGACGTCACCGCAGACGAGACCCTCGAGCGGGTCTCCCAGGTACTGGAGGAGATCTTTGTCCGCACCGGGGTGACGGCCAGCGCCGGTGTCGCCCCCCACACGTCCTCGACCGCGCGTCCCGATCTCCTGGTCTTGGCGGCGAACCTGGCCGTGCAACAGGCCAAGCTCGCGGGCAAGAACCGATGCCGCGTCTATGCCGGTGACGTGACCTCCGCTTCGCCCGACGACCTCAAGAGCTTCCTCCAGGGAGGCAGCTACGCCGCCGTGCGGGCCCTCGCCGAAGCGGTCGACGCCAAGGACCAATACACCCGGGGACACAGCCAACGAGTCGCCGAGTATGCCCGTGACCTCGCCCGTGCCGCCGGGTACGACGACGGGTTCGTCGAGCTCGTCTTCACCACCGGGACGCTACATGACGTGGGCAAAATCGGCGTCCCCGACCATGTCCTTCACAAGGAAGGGCGCCTGACCGACGAAGAGTTCGACCTCGTCAAGATGCATCCCGAACTGGGTGAGAAGATCGTCTCCCAGATCGCGACCCTCCATGAGACGCTTCCCGGCATCCGGCACCATCACGAACGGTACGACGGCAAGGGCTACCCCGACGGCCTGGCGGGAGAAGATGTGCCTCTGATCGCCCGGATCTTGGCCGTGGCCGACACCTACGACGCCATGACAAGCGACCGTCCCTACCGGCGGGGGATGCCGGTCGAGGCCGCCCTCGACGAGATCGCCATGAACGCGGGCACCCAGTTCGACCCCGACTTGGCGTCCCTCTTCGTCCTTTTGCGGCGGCGTGAGCTGGCCGCCTAG
- a CDS encoding alpha-L-fucosidase: MQSWFPEAKFGIFIHWGVYAVNGTLESWEFFNGHSTYEEYFTQASGFTASKYDPEDWAALFKESGARYAVLTTKHHDGVALWDTKAGDLSVVKSTTAGRDLVGPYADALRRHGLRVGFYFSHLDWSHPDYASIGTDDPAANRFAFRQGPTDEAGWERFLTFHRAQLRELCTQFGPVDLLWFDGDWERDAETWRMAELRDQLHAWQPTAVINSRMQGHGDYATPEQGMPLVPPDGPWEFCVTHNDNWGWRFSDKNWKSPQYVLRMLLETIGMGGNLLFDIGPREDGTVPPESRAALLFVGDWVGRHAEAVYGTRAGVPTNCFYGPSTRSQDGKTLYLFVIGDPKGHVGLRGVKGDIVSATLLDGTPLTWKRFGHSDWNPVPGAYEVALPERGLDPEVTVVKITFKEPFSVYQGPGRD; this comes from the coding sequence ATGCAGTCCTGGTTTCCCGAAGCCAAGTTTGGGATCTTCATCCATTGGGGCGTCTACGCCGTCAACGGCACGCTGGAAAGCTGGGAGTTCTTCAATGGGCACAGCACCTACGAGGAGTACTTCACTCAGGCATCCGGTTTCACCGCGTCGAAGTACGACCCGGAAGACTGGGCCGCCCTGTTCAAGGAGTCGGGGGCCCGATACGCCGTCCTGACGACCAAGCACCACGACGGCGTGGCCCTCTGGGACACCAAGGCCGGCGACCTCAGCGTCGTCAAGAGCACCACCGCCGGTCGCGACTTGGTCGGGCCCTATGCCGACGCGCTGCGACGCCACGGACTGCGGGTCGGGTTCTATTTCAGCCACCTCGACTGGTCGCATCCCGACTATGCTTCCATCGGCACCGACGACCCGGCCGCCAACCGCTTTGCCTTCCGCCAGGGCCCGACGGACGAGGCCGGATGGGAGCGGTTCTTGACCTTCCACCGCGCCCAACTCCGCGAACTTTGCACCCAGTTCGGGCCGGTCGACCTTCTGTGGTTCGACGGCGACTGGGAGAGGGACGCCGAGACCTGGCGGATGGCCGAGCTGCGCGACCAACTTCACGCCTGGCAACCGACGGCCGTCATCAACTCCCGCATGCAAGGACACGGCGACTACGCCACCCCCGAACAAGGAATGCCCCTCGTTCCTCCCGACGGCCCGTGGGAGTTCTGCGTGACCCACAACGACAATTGGGGGTGGAGATTCAGTGACAAGAACTGGAAGTCGCCGCAATACGTCTTGCGGATGCTCCTTGAGACCATCGGTATGGGAGGCAACCTCCTCTTCGACATCGGGCCCCGCGAGGACGGCACCGTCCCGCCCGAGTCGCGCGCCGCGCTCCTCTTTGTGGGCGACTGGGTGGGCCGGCATGCCGAGGCGGTCTATGGCACCCGTGCTGGCGTCCCCACCAACTGCTTCTACGGCCCGTCGACGAGGAGCCAAGACGGGAAAACCCTGTACCTCTTCGTCATCGGCGACCCCAAGGGCCACGTCGGTCTGCGGGGCGTCAAGGGCGACATCGTGTCGGCGACCTTGCTTGACGGGACGCCCTTGACTTGGAAAAGATTCGGCCACAGCGACTGGAACCCCGTCCCGGGAGCCTATGAGGTCGCACTGCCAGAACGCGGGCTCGATCCCGAGGTCACGGTGGTGAAGATCACGTTCAAGGAACCCTTCAGCGTCTACCAGGGCCCCGGTCGAGACTGA
- a CDS encoding MHS family MFS transporter, with translation MDNDVASAEGRAERRIWPVILASSVGTLIEWYDFYIFGALASILSKQFFPSGNEAGQLLSLLATFAIGFVVRPFGALFFGRIGDIVGRKYTFLVTLLVMGGSTVLIGFLPSFAVAGWITPVAVIVLRLAQGLALGGEYGGAATYVAEHCPDGKRGFYTSFIQTTATLGLFVSLVLIMACQNYYGKAAFEDWAWRVPFWLSSVLVAFSLAIRVRMAESPLFAHAKNKGKTSANPLRDSFMNPENRRLVLIALFGATMGQGVVWYTSQFQTLYFLKSVVHIDGQMANWLVATALMVATPLFVFFGWLSDRIGRKPIIMAGCALGALAYFPAFHAIAAAANYNPATPKAAAQNPDLALIFWIVVGLVTLVTMVYGPIAAFLVELFPTRIRYTSMSLPYHIGNGVFGGMVPFTITLIQDTTKDPFIGFAYPVVIAAVTFVVGSVFIKERRDVKMWDEEAAPA, from the coding sequence ATGGACAACGATGTGGCCTCGGCGGAAGGCCGCGCCGAGCGGCGCATATGGCCGGTCATCCTGGCCAGTTCCGTCGGCACCCTGATCGAGTGGTACGACTTCTACATCTTCGGGGCCCTGGCCTCGATCTTGTCCAAGCAGTTCTTCCCTTCGGGCAACGAGGCCGGCCAACTCCTCAGCCTCCTCGCGACCTTCGCGATCGGCTTTGTCGTCCGCCCGTTCGGCGCGTTGTTCTTCGGCAGGATCGGCGACATCGTCGGCCGCAAGTACACGTTCCTTGTCACCCTCCTGGTCATGGGGGGGTCGACCGTACTGATCGGGTTCCTGCCGAGTTTCGCCGTGGCGGGTTGGATCACCCCGGTGGCCGTCATCGTCCTTCGCCTGGCCCAGGGCCTTGCCCTGGGTGGCGAATACGGCGGGGCCGCGACCTATGTCGCCGAACACTGCCCCGACGGCAAACGCGGCTTCTACACCAGCTTCATCCAGACCACGGCGACCCTGGGTCTGTTCGTCTCCCTCGTCCTCATCATGGCCTGCCAAAACTACTACGGGAAGGCGGCCTTCGAAGACTGGGCGTGGCGTGTCCCCTTCTGGCTCAGCAGCGTCCTCGTCGCCTTCTCGCTCGCCATCCGCGTGCGGATGGCCGAGTCGCCCCTCTTCGCCCATGCCAAGAACAAGGGCAAGACGAGCGCCAACCCGCTGCGAGACAGCTTTATGAACCCCGAAAACCGGCGGCTCGTGCTGATCGCCCTCTTTGGCGCGACGATGGGGCAAGGGGTCGTCTGGTACACCAGTCAGTTCCAGACCCTCTACTTCCTCAAGAGCGTGGTCCACATCGACGGGCAGATGGCCAACTGGCTTGTGGCGACCGCCCTGATGGTGGCGACACCGCTCTTCGTGTTCTTTGGCTGGCTGAGCGACCGCATCGGGCGTAAGCCCATCATCATGGCGGGTTGCGCCCTCGGCGCCCTTGCCTACTTCCCCGCGTTCCACGCTATCGCTGCAGCGGCGAACTACAACCCCGCGACCCCCAAGGCCGCCGCCCAGAACCCCGACCTGGCGCTCATCTTTTGGATCGTCGTCGGGCTTGTCACCCTCGTCACCATGGTGTACGGACCGATCGCGGCGTTCCTCGTGGAACTCTTCCCGACGAGGATCCGCTACACGTCCATGTCGTTGCCCTACCACATCGGCAACGGCGTCTTCGGCGGCATGGTGCCGTTCACGATCACCCTGATCCAAGACACCACCAAGGACCCGTTCATCGGGTTCGCCTACCCCGTCGTCATCGCCGCCGTCACGTTCGTGGTCGGCAGTGTCTTCATCAAGGAGAGACGCGACGTCAAGATGTGGGACGAGGAGGCAGCCCCCGCGTGA
- a CDS encoding small basic family protein — protein sequence MILVPIVALVIGIVLGFVINTPVKGDVALYLGVAVLAGLDSVCGGSRSGLEGKFHTDVFITGFIFNILIAVFLVWLGTRINVNLYLVAALVFGTRIFNNLSLLRRMALTKWQDGRQRKQIEAEVAAQQAQQAPQTPL from the coding sequence ATGATCCTCGTCCCGATCGTCGCGCTGGTCATCGGCATCGTCCTGGGGTTTGTCATCAACACCCCGGTCAAGGGCGACGTCGCCCTTTACTTGGGCGTGGCGGTTTTGGCGGGGCTTGACTCGGTGTGCGGAGGAAGCCGTAGCGGCCTGGAAGGGAAGTTCCACACCGACGTCTTCATCACCGGCTTCATTTTTAACATCCTCATCGCCGTCTTCCTGGTCTGGCTAGGGACGCGGATCAACGTCAACCTGTACCTGGTCGCCGCCCTCGTGTTCGGCACCCGGATCTTCAACAACCTCAGCCTCCTGAGGCGCATGGCCCTGACCAAGTGGCAAGACGGCCGTCAGCGCAAGCAGATTGAGGCCGAGGTCGCCGCCCAACAGGCGCAGCAGGCGCCTCAAACACCGCTATGA
- the ftsA gene encoding cell division protein FtsA, whose amino-acid sequence MNNPRVFAVDLGTTKVAALSATLNDQGHVKVEAVASVPCKGVVKGLVKDKEAVALAIDRAVGRVESEVRSRAENVFVTIGGVHVTSQLTRAYVPIVPTGRVVRRQDVHQVIGNSRQVMVAEGREVLMSTPAEFLVDGHRVPGQPVGHNAARLEVATHLVTVDRTEALAVKEVVAAGGRHVEEIVPESLAAGLGVVSQDACEAGVVVVDIGGSVTNIAVFDNGACVHLATIPVGSWHVSNDIAALLRVSFDEAERIKLAHGSAIGDHVAPDDVVQVVQEDGSSRPMQRHVLAEIVESRMKETVQLALATVGDAGMTTFPRAGVVLCGGGSLLPGTEVLFTRALDGKKVRTSHPRVAGGHTRDVGVPQMSTVVGVAKHALAGHDDEFVPVSAQSGWQETVRSLKSLFGAR is encoded by the coding sequence ATGAACAACCCGCGCGTCTTCGCCGTCGATCTCGGCACGACAAAGGTCGCCGCCTTGTCTGCGACCCTGAACGACCAGGGCCACGTCAAGGTCGAGGCGGTCGCCTCGGTCCCCTGCAAAGGCGTGGTCAAGGGGCTGGTGAAGGACAAAGAGGCCGTCGCCTTGGCCATCGACCGGGCGGTGGGCCGGGTCGAGAGCGAGGTGCGCAGCCGGGCCGAAAACGTCTTTGTGACCATTGGCGGGGTGCACGTGACCAGCCAATTGACCCGGGCCTACGTGCCGATCGTGCCGACCGGCCGCGTCGTCCGCCGCCAAGACGTCCACCAAGTCATCGGCAACAGCCGTCAGGTCATGGTGGCCGAAGGGCGTGAGGTCCTGATGTCCACCCCCGCCGAGTTCCTCGTCGACGGGCACCGCGTCCCGGGCCAACCCGTCGGCCACAATGCCGCCCGGTTGGAGGTCGCCACCCACCTGGTGACGGTGGACCGCACCGAGGCCTTGGCGGTCAAGGAAGTCGTCGCCGCCGGTGGCCGCCACGTCGAAGAGATCGTCCCCGAGTCCCTTGCGGCCGGTTTAGGCGTGGTCAGCCAGGACGCCTGCGAGGCCGGGGTCGTCGTCGTCGACATCGGCGGGTCGGTGACGAACATCGCCGTGTTTGACAACGGGGCATGTGTCCATCTGGCCACGATCCCCGTCGGGTCCTGGCACGTCAGCAACGACATCGCCGCCTTGCTCCGCGTCTCGTTCGACGAGGCCGAGCGGATCAAACTCGCCCATGGCAGTGCGATCGGCGACCATGTCGCCCCCGACGACGTCGTTCAGGTCGTCCAGGAAGACGGCAGCTCTCGACCGATGCAGCGGCACGTGTTGGCCGAGATTGTCGAGAGCCGCATGAAGGAGACCGTCCAATTGGCGTTGGCGACCGTGGGTGACGCGGGAATGACCACGTTCCCCCGCGCCGGGGTCGTCTTGTGCGGCGGCGGCAGCCTTCTGCCGGGTACCGAGGTCCTGTTCACCAGGGCCTTGGACGGCAAAAAGGTGCGGACGAGCCATCCGCGCGTGGCGGGCGGCCACACGCGGGACGTCGGGGTGCCGCAAATGTCCACCGTGGTCGGGGTCGCCAAGCACGCCTTGGCCGGGCACGACGACGAGTTTGTCCCCGTTTCCGCCCAGTCCGGGTGGCAGGAGACCGTCCGTAGTCTAAAATCACTCTTCGGGGCGCGTTAG
- the nhaA gene encoding Na+/H+ antiporter NhaA, with the protein MRVHRSPVIERVVRPFQAFAEQQAAGGVVLVVATLVAMLLANSAWAGPYFDLLQSRFGLQWAGYTEGYPVITWVNDGLMAVFFLAVGLEIKREMVAGELSSVGRAMVPMAAALGGMAVPALVYSVVCLGTPETKGWGVPMATDIAFALGVLALLGDRVPTGLKVFLAALAIVDDIGAVVVIALFYAGSVKAAYLFAGLAVWVVMVVGGRLGVRWLGFYGVLGLVLWWLTHHSGVHATVAGVLTAFAVPARARIDVPEFLANARQRIEEISGCQSDLLDESQESSLQMLERSAERVTTPLNRWLHLVHPWVVFLIVPLFALANAGLPVDAARLSTALGHHVFLGVFLGLLLGKPLGIFVATWVAVKAFRLPLPGGVTFRHVFGASLLGGIGFTMSFFVAGLAFPGTEALTVAKLSVLVTSVVAGLAGAGFLAMAGRRTGPARA; encoded by the coding sequence GTGAGGGTCCACCGCAGCCCCGTCATCGAGCGGGTCGTCAGGCCGTTCCAGGCCTTTGCCGAGCAACAGGCCGCTGGCGGCGTGGTGCTGGTGGTGGCGACCCTTGTGGCCATGCTCCTGGCCAATTCGGCCTGGGCGGGGCCCTACTTCGACCTGCTCCAAAGCCGTTTCGGCCTCCAGTGGGCTGGGTACACCGAGGGGTACCCAGTCATCACCTGGGTCAACGACGGGCTTATGGCGGTCTTCTTCCTCGCCGTGGGGCTGGAGATCAAGCGTGAGATGGTCGCCGGCGAATTGTCGTCGGTGGGGCGGGCCATGGTCCCCATGGCCGCGGCCCTCGGGGGCATGGCCGTTCCTGCCTTGGTCTACTCTGTGGTCTGCCTGGGCACACCGGAGACCAAGGGATGGGGGGTGCCGATGGCGACCGACATCGCCTTCGCGTTGGGCGTCCTCGCCCTGCTCGGCGACCGGGTGCCGACTGGACTCAAGGTGTTCTTGGCCGCCCTCGCCATCGTCGACGACATTGGGGCGGTCGTGGTCATCGCGCTCTTCTATGCGGGCTCGGTCAAGGCCGCCTACCTCTTTGCGGGTTTGGCGGTCTGGGTGGTCATGGTCGTCGGTGGCCGGCTGGGCGTCCGGTGGCTGGGCTTTTACGGAGTCTTGGGCTTGGTCCTTTGGTGGTTGACCCACCACTCGGGCGTCCATGCGACGGTCGCGGGGGTCCTGACCGCGTTTGCCGTGCCGGCCCGGGCGAGGATCGACGTGCCGGAGTTCTTGGCCAACGCGAGGCAAAGGATCGAAGAGATCAGCGGTTGTCAGTCAGACCTGCTGGACGAGAGCCAAGAGTCCAGCCTCCAAATGCTCGAACGGTCGGCCGAGCGGGTGACGACACCCCTCAACCGCTGGCTCCACCTCGTCCACCCTTGGGTGGTCTTCTTGATCGTCCCCTTGTTCGCCTTGGCCAACGCCGGTCTGCCCGTGGACGCGGCGAGGCTGTCGACGGCACTCGGCCATCACGTCTTTTTGGGGGTCTTTCTGGGGCTCCTCTTGGGCAAGCCGCTCGGGATCTTCGTCGCCACGTGGGTCGCGGTCAAGGCCTTCCGGCTGCCTTTGCCCGGTGGGGTCACCTTCCGCCACGTTTTTGGCGCGTCGCTGCTCGGCGGCATCGGGTTCACGATGTCGTTCTTTGTCGCGGGCCTGGCGTTCCCCGGCACCGAGGCGCTGACCGTGGCGAAACTCTCCGTCCTCGTCACCTCGGTCGTGGCCGGTTTGGCCGGCGCGGGATTCCTCGCCATGGCCGGACGTCGGACGGGGCCGGCCCGGGCCTAG
- the ftsZ gene encoding cell division protein FtsZ has translation MSSSSAIIKVVGVGGGGCNAVNRMVESNIQGVEFIAMNTDVQVLDRSLAGKKIQLGTTLARGLGAGGNPEVGKAAAEESKNEVRKVLEGADMVFITAGMGGGTGTGAAPVVADLAREIGALTVAIVTKPFGFEGPRRGRLAENGVTSLVGRVDTMITIPNDRLLDVVERKTTFLDAFGVADDVLRQGVQGISDIITVPGQINVDFADVKAVMTDAGPALMGIGYGIGDQRALQAAQQATSSPLLEQSIHGARGLLVNITSSEDLTLSEVSEAMAYIHSLCDSEDANIFFGTVVDPSLSNEVRFTVLATGFTSPAYSATPAARHSISATPTAVVGEPPAPSLQDVQPFTPNAGQTEARLGASRTTIKDIWDKASTAQREASQPDEIFDESEIDIPAFLREHRKKKD, from the coding sequence GTGAGCAGTAGCAGCGCAATCATCAAAGTCGTCGGAGTCGGGGGAGGCGGATGCAACGCCGTCAACCGCATGGTCGAGTCGAACATCCAGGGAGTCGAGTTCATCGCGATGAACACCGACGTCCAGGTGTTGGACCGCTCGTTGGCGGGCAAGAAGATCCAACTGGGCACCACCCTGGCCCGCGGCCTTGGCGCCGGTGGCAACCCCGAGGTCGGCAAGGCGGCGGCCGAGGAAAGTAAGAACGAGGTGCGCAAGGTGCTTGAGGGGGCCGACATGGTCTTCATCACCGCCGGTATGGGCGGGGGGACGGGCACGGGCGCCGCTCCCGTCGTCGCCGACCTGGCCCGCGAGATCGGCGCGCTGACGGTCGCCATCGTCACCAAGCCGTTTGGCTTTGAGGGCCCGCGCCGCGGTCGCCTGGCCGAGAACGGGGTGACCTCCCTAGTCGGCCGCGTCGACACGATGATCACGATCCCGAACGACCGATTGTTGGACGTGGTGGAGCGCAAAACGACGTTCCTTGACGCCTTTGGTGTCGCCGACGACGTGCTCCGTCAGGGCGTCCAAGGCATCAGCGACATCATCACCGTCCCTGGCCAGATCAACGTCGACTTCGCCGACGTGAAGGCGGTCATGACCGACGCCGGCCCGGCCCTGATGGGGATCGGCTACGGCATCGGCGACCAGCGCGCCCTCCAGGCCGCCCAGCAGGCGACGAGCAGCCCGCTGCTCGAGCAGTCCATCCATGGGGCCCGGGGCCTCCTCGTCAACATCACGAGCAGCGAAGACCTCACTCTCAGCGAGGTGAGCGAGGCAATGGCCTACATCCACTCGCTGTGCGACTCCGAGGACGCCAACATCTTCTTCGGCACCGTGGTCGACCCGAGCCTGAGCAACGAAGTCCGCTTCACCGTCTTGGCGACCGGGTTCACGAGCCCGGCCTATTCGGCCACTCCCGCGGCCCGGCACTCCATCAGTGCGACGCCGACCGCGGTGGTCGGCGAGCCGCCGGCGCCCAGCCTGCAAGACGTGCAACCGTTCACCCCGAACGCGGGCCAGACCGAGGCGCGCCTAGGGGCCAGCCGCACGACGATCAAGGACATTTGGGACAAGGCCAGCACCGCCCAGCGCGAGGCCAGCCAGCCCGATGAGATCTTCGACGAGTCGGAGATCGACATCCCCGCCTTCTTGCGCGAGCACCGCAAGAAGAAGGACTGA
- a CDS encoding beta galactosidase jelly roll domain-containing protein produces MNGTGRISLVAASLALASTPAWADVHLASVFGDHMVLQRETQVSVWGSGATPGRQVSVFGSWGAAASTTADSQGRFKVKLKTGKAGGPYLLTLRAQESKVYGDVMLGEVWVCSGQSNMEMPVGSFGWQPPIDDARKEVDAANHPDLRLFHVPNRYSATPQTEVDAHWDACTPTTVTNFSATGYFFGRELQGALKVPVGLIMTCVGGTEAELWTSTDKLRQLPEFAASLAGRAKTQQEYAARVKEVNESNLQKDPGWTKWQEPGLDDSDWEATSPTMFSTTGLAQFDGLVWYRAVVTVPESAAGKTATLTLGPIDDADVTFLNGRQVGTTHAYNQPRQYAVPAGLLKAGENVLAVRTHDTGGEGGFTSPGDIALKGEGWQGSFSGWKRKVSTKQSDLTPLPGAPGGYSQLYNGMVAPLLPYTIRGAVWYQGESNVGRGYQYRTLFPAMIEDWRARFESGAFPFYFVQIAPFSGYGGASPDLREAQFLTLGRLKSTGMVVTTDLTPDVDNIHPPRKKEVGQRLADLALREIFHKTFVVPSGPLYKSVTFGGGKATVSFAWNKGMHGTLDGFELAGADQKWHPAQASVVGDKVVVTAAGVPAPVAVRYGWSDVPRPTLFNSTGLPASPFRSDSWGRVTQKNKW; encoded by the coding sequence GTGAACGGAACCGGGCGAATCTCTCTCGTCGCCGCCAGCTTGGCCCTTGCCTCCACGCCGGCATGGGCCGACGTCCATCTGGCCAGCGTCTTTGGCGACCACATGGTGCTCCAACGCGAGACCCAGGTCTCCGTCTGGGGTTCCGGCGCGACGCCGGGGCGACAGGTCAGCGTCTTCGGCTCGTGGGGCGCCGCAGCGTCGACGACCGCCGACAGCCAGGGCCGGTTCAAGGTCAAGCTGAAGACCGGCAAGGCGGGCGGGCCCTATCTGCTCACTCTCCGCGCCCAAGAATCCAAGGTCTACGGCGACGTCATGCTCGGCGAGGTGTGGGTCTGCTCGGGCCAGTCCAACATGGAGATGCCGGTGGGCTCCTTTGGGTGGCAGCCTCCGATCGACGACGCCCGCAAAGAGGTCGATGCCGCGAACCATCCTGACCTGCGCCTTTTCCACGTCCCCAACCGCTACTCGGCGACTCCCCAGACCGAGGTCGACGCGCATTGGGACGCCTGCACCCCGACGACGGTCACCAACTTCTCTGCGACGGGCTACTTCTTTGGCCGCGAGCTGCAGGGCGCCCTCAAGGTTCCCGTCGGGCTCATCATGACCTGCGTCGGCGGCACCGAGGCCGAACTGTGGACCAGCACAGACAAGCTCCGCCAACTTCCGGAGTTCGCCGCTTCGCTGGCCGGACGCGCCAAGACCCAGCAGGAGTACGCCGCCCGGGTCAAGGAGGTCAACGAATCCAACCTCCAGAAGGACCCCGGCTGGACCAAGTGGCAGGAGCCCGGCCTCGACGACTCGGATTGGGAGGCGACATCACCGACGATGTTTTCGACCACCGGTCTCGCCCAGTTCGACGGGCTGGTCTGGTACCGGGCGGTGGTGACTGTTCCGGAGTCGGCCGCCGGCAAGACGGCGACGCTCACCCTCGGCCCCATCGACGACGCCGACGTGACCTTTCTCAACGGTCGCCAAGTCGGCACGACCCACGCCTACAACCAGCCGCGCCAATACGCCGTCCCGGCGGGCCTTCTGAAGGCTGGTGAAAACGTGCTCGCCGTCCGCACCCACGACACCGGCGGCGAAGGCGGGTTCACCAGCCCGGGCGACATCGCCCTGAAGGGTGAGGGTTGGCAGGGCTCGTTCAGCGGGTGGAAGCGCAAGGTGAGCACCAAGCAGTCCGACCTGACCCCGTTGCCGGGCGCTCCGGGAGGCTACAGCCAACTCTACAACGGGATGGTCGCCCCACTGCTCCCCTACACGATCAGAGGTGCGGTCTGGTACCAGGGAGAATCCAACGTCGGTCGCGGATACCAATACCGGACCCTGTTCCCCGCCATGATCGAAGACTGGCGTGCGCGGTTCGAGTCCGGGGCGTTCCCGTTCTATTTCGTCCAGATCGCCCCGTTCAGCGGCTACGGCGGTGCGTCGCCCGACCTACGCGAAGCCCAGTTCTTGACCTTGGGCAGGCTCAAGTCCACGGGGATGGTCGTGACCACCGACCTGACTCCCGACGTCGACAACATCCACCCTCCCCGCAAGAAGGAGGTGGGGCAACGGCTGGCCGACCTCGCGTTGCGGGAAATCTTCCACAAGACGTTCGTCGTGCCGAGCGGCCCCCTCTACAAGTCCGTCACATTTGGCGGCGGTAAGGCGACCGTCAGCTTCGCTTGGAACAAGGGCATGCACGGCACCCTGGACGGGTTTGAACTGGCCGGGGCGGACCAGAAGTGGCACCCGGCCCAGGCGTCCGTCGTGGGGGACAAGGTCGTCGTCACCGCCGCTGGCGTCCCCGCTCCTGTGGCCGTCCGTTATGGCTGGAGCGACGTTCCCAGGCCGACCCTCTTCAACTCCACCGGCCTGCCCGCGTCGCCCTTCCGGAGCGACTCGTGGGGGCGAGTGACCCAGAAGAACAAGTGGTGA